The following are from one region of the Paraglaciecola sp. L1A13 genome:
- a CDS encoding DUF692 domain-containing protein, with protein sequence MRNKHFAGVGLGLRREMISELIDDIPSAVDFWEVAPENWIPLGGSYQKQLSRFTDTRQFVTHGLSLSIGGPDPLDINFVKDVKAFLDTHQIEHYSEHLSYCSGKGHLYDLMPIPFDEEAVKYVVERVKMVQDIIERPLILENVSYYAAPNAKMSERDFTLAVLEESNCKMLLDVNNIYVNSINHGYDAEDFLASMPTSRIQYGHIAGHFDEADDLKVDTHGADIIQPVWDLLEKAYEIHGVFPTLLERDFNIPPIKELLLEVDKIRQLQKKHSVSVNIKDHA encoded by the coding sequence ATGCGAAATAAACATTTTGCAGGAGTGGGTTTAGGGTTACGACGTGAAATGATCAGCGAATTAATCGATGATATTCCAAGTGCAGTTGATTTCTGGGAAGTCGCACCTGAGAACTGGATCCCGTTAGGAGGGAGTTACCAGAAGCAACTCAGTCGTTTTACCGATACTAGGCAATTTGTTACTCACGGACTATCACTCTCAATTGGAGGCCCAGATCCGCTTGATATTAACTTTGTAAAAGATGTTAAAGCCTTTTTAGATACGCACCAAATTGAACATTATAGCGAACATTTAAGTTATTGCTCTGGCAAGGGACACCTTTATGATCTTATGCCGATTCCGTTTGACGAAGAAGCTGTAAAATACGTAGTTGAACGAGTGAAAATGGTACAAGATATTATTGAAAGGCCGCTTATTCTAGAAAACGTATCATACTATGCAGCGCCCAATGCGAAAATGAGCGAGCGCGATTTTACATTAGCGGTACTAGAAGAATCCAATTGCAAGATGCTGCTTGATGTAAATAACATTTATGTTAATTCAATTAATCATGGCTATGATGCAGAGGACTTTCTGGCATCTATGCCCACATCTCGTATCCAATATGGTCACATTGCCGGACACTTTGATGAAGCCGATGATCTGAAGGTCGATACTCACGGTGCAGATATTATCCAGCCAGTTTGGGATTTACTTGAAAAAGCATATGAAATTCATGGCGTTTTCCCAACCTTATTAGAACGTGACTTCAATATTCCACCGATCAAAGAGCTGCTACTTGAAGTTGACAAAATCCGTCAATTGCAGAAAAAACATTCAGTTTCGGTCAATATTAAGGATCATGCTTAA
- a CDS encoding DUF2063 domain-containing protein, with the protein MYDFQKTQLEFIEHIKDPDNKPFKHPVESRRMDIYRDLFFNNIKGFLSSGFPVLESLYNETQWNSLARQFFATHECRSPYFTDISKEFVEYLSNEYELQAHDPIFMKELAHYEWMELAVSIRKQTQRWDTSENVSNVQLSQLASVVSYQYPVHQISQDFQPTEPSEAVYLVIHRDSNDKVDFTLITAMTAHLLLTIENNEQLSIDSLNTVMIESLPQLDAAQVIQGVKQIVEQMIAQEILVPYSISE; encoded by the coding sequence ATGTACGATTTCCAAAAGACTCAGTTAGAATTTATCGAGCATATTAAAGACCCAGATAATAAGCCTTTTAAGCATCCGGTTGAATCTCGACGTATGGATATCTATCGTGATTTATTTTTTAATAATATTAAAGGTTTTTTGAGCTCTGGTTTCCCAGTATTAGAAAGTTTATATAACGAGACACAGTGGAACTCTCTAGCACGCCAATTCTTCGCAACTCATGAGTGCCGCTCTCCGTATTTCACCGATATAAGTAAAGAGTTCGTAGAATATTTAAGTAATGAATACGAATTACAAGCGCACGATCCCATCTTTATGAAAGAACTCGCTCATTATGAATGGATGGAATTGGCCGTTTCAATTCGAAAGCAGACTCAGAGATGGGATACATCAGAAAACGTTAGCAATGTGCAACTGTCACAACTTGCAAGTGTGGTGAGTTATCAATATCCGGTTCATCAGATTAGTCAAGACTTTCAGCCTACGGAGCCTAGCGAAGCAGTTTATTTGGTCATTCATCGAGATAGTAACGACAAAGTCGACTTTACTCTCATTACTGCTATGACGGCGCATTTGTTATTAACGATAGAAAATAATGAGCAACTTTCCATCGATTCACTTAACACTGTGATGATTGAGAGTTTACCGCAACTTGATGCTGCGCAAGTTATTCAAGGCGTCAAACAAATAGTTGAACAAATGATCGCACAAGAGATACTTGTCCCTTACTCGATTAGCGAGTAA
- the apt gene encoding adenine phosphoribosyltransferase, whose protein sequence is MPAAYIKSVIKTVPDYPKPGILFRDVTSILEDHKAYTTSIELLVKEFAPYKFDKVAGTEARGFLFGAPLAIELGIGFIPVRKPNKLPRKVISESYELEYGTDCLEIHEDAVKPGEKVLMLDDLLATGGTMIATAKLIRRLGGIVEHAGFVISLPDLGGETKLKEIGVQSHSLCEFEGE, encoded by the coding sequence GTGCCCGCTGCTTATATAAAGTCGGTTATTAAAACCGTACCTGATTATCCCAAGCCTGGGATTTTATTTCGTGATGTGACGTCAATACTTGAAGATCACAAAGCGTATACCACTAGTATCGAACTTTTGGTCAAAGAATTTGCGCCTTACAAGTTCGACAAAGTGGCTGGAACAGAAGCCCGAGGCTTTTTGTTTGGAGCGCCGCTGGCGATCGAACTTGGAATTGGTTTTATTCCGGTACGTAAACCGAATAAATTACCGCGTAAAGTGATTAGCGAAAGTTATGAGCTGGAGTACGGCACAGATTGCTTAGAGATACATGAAGATGCTGTGAAACCAGGCGAGAAAGTCTTAATGTTAGATGACTTACTTGCCACTGGTGGAACTATGATTGCGACGGCTAAACTAATTAGACGTCTTGGCGGTATAGTTGAACACGCAGGATTTGTTATTTCACTCCCAGATTTGGGTGGTGAAACTAAGCTGAAAGAAATTGGCGTTCAAAGTCACTCACTATGTGAGTTCGAAGGCGAGTAA